A portion of the Kribbella jejuensis genome contains these proteins:
- a CDS encoding FhaA domain-containing protein — translation MRPLQRFERRLEGIVSGVFARAFKGDVEPIELAAALKREIDNTARILSRDRRLVPNHFTIELGPDDFERLNAYGRTLNHELANELRDHADIQRYTFSGPIDIELVQQDDLPTGKFRVVSETLGTPQRRPAQYQQPEPAPFEPQPYEQEPYVPPNPPPVVPQYQQPPAQPAPRRGHPQVMLEVNGRRRPVNPPGVVLGRGTDADIQINDPGVSRRHAEIRLMPEGPGGIRVVLVDLGSTNGTLVNGRRSTEAELTDGSTVRIGNTTMTLRLADEPMAQPPSSGW, via the coding sequence GTGCGACCGCTACAGCGCTTCGAGCGACGCCTGGAAGGCATTGTCAGCGGTGTCTTCGCGCGCGCTTTCAAGGGTGATGTCGAGCCGATCGAGCTGGCCGCGGCACTCAAGCGTGAGATCGACAACACCGCGCGGATCCTCTCCCGGGACCGCCGGCTGGTGCCGAACCACTTCACCATCGAGCTGGGACCGGACGACTTCGAGCGGCTGAACGCGTACGGCCGGACCCTCAACCACGAGCTGGCCAACGAGCTCCGCGACCACGCCGACATCCAGCGGTACACCTTCTCCGGGCCGATCGACATCGAGCTGGTCCAGCAGGACGACCTCCCGACCGGTAAGTTCCGGGTGGTCAGTGAGACGCTCGGAACGCCACAGCGACGCCCGGCCCAGTACCAGCAGCCCGAGCCCGCGCCCTTCGAGCCCCAGCCCTACGAGCAGGAGCCCTACGTGCCGCCGAACCCGCCGCCGGTCGTTCCGCAGTACCAGCAGCCGCCGGCCCAGCCGGCGCCGCGCCGCGGCCACCCGCAGGTGATGCTCGAGGTGAACGGCCGCCGCCGTCCGGTCAACCCTCCCGGGGTGGTGCTCGGCCGCGGTACCGACGCGGACATCCAGATCAACGACCCGGGCGTCTCCCGCCGGCATGCCGAGATCCGGCTGATGCCCGAGGGTCCTGGCGGCATCCGCGTGGTGCTGGTCGACCTCGGTTCCACCAACGGCACGCTGGTGAACGGCCGTCGGTCCACCGAGGCCGAGCTGACCGACGGTTCCACCGTCCGGATCGGCAACACGACGATGACGCTGCGTCTGGCGGACGAGCCGATGGCCCAGCCGCCGAGCAGCGGGTGGTGA
- a CDS encoding helix-turn-helix domain-containing protein produces MHDGSLLDPHEEHTYRLLVGLSAARAAELAEVAELPPHEADEVLQRLQAKGLVSVQGADEPVFRPLPPDVAFGTTLLRRQESLEAARQTVASLSEEFRASASRRDAHHLVEVIIGTTTLRERLRDLQNSAREEILWFCRANPLAMQGADNTEEYGALSRGVRYRAIYERALIETPGELDSIAEGVSWGEEARVVPTLPVRLAIVDRQTAICPLVRDDEARIGEPSAAIISRGQLLDALLALFESYWELATPVRLQTGLVESDGLDDSERLLLSLLVGGVPDKSIANQLGISRRTVQRRLDRLMALAGVDTRTGLAYQAAKHDWI; encoded by the coding sequence ATGCACGACGGTTCGTTGCTCGATCCGCATGAGGAGCACACCTACCGGCTGCTGGTGGGGCTGTCCGCTGCGCGGGCCGCGGAGCTGGCCGAGGTCGCCGAACTGCCGCCGCACGAGGCCGACGAAGTACTGCAGCGGTTGCAGGCGAAGGGGCTGGTATCGGTCCAGGGAGCCGACGAGCCGGTGTTCCGGCCGTTGCCGCCGGATGTCGCGTTCGGTACGACGCTGCTGCGCCGGCAGGAGTCGCTCGAGGCGGCGCGGCAGACCGTGGCGTCGCTGAGCGAAGAGTTCCGCGCGAGTGCGAGCCGGCGGGACGCGCATCATCTGGTCGAGGTGATCATCGGTACGACCACCCTGCGCGAACGCCTCCGCGACCTGCAGAACTCGGCCCGCGAGGAGATCCTGTGGTTCTGCCGAGCGAATCCGCTCGCGATGCAGGGCGCCGACAACACCGAGGAGTACGGCGCACTGTCGCGCGGGGTGCGCTACCGAGCGATCTACGAACGCGCGCTGATCGAGACACCCGGCGAGCTCGACTCGATCGCCGAAGGAGTCAGCTGGGGCGAGGAGGCGCGGGTGGTCCCGACCCTGCCGGTGCGGCTCGCGATCGTCGACCGGCAGACGGCGATCTGCCCACTGGTCAGGGACGACGAGGCCCGTATCGGTGAGCCGTCGGCCGCGATCATCAGCCGCGGGCAGTTGCTCGACGCGTTGCTGGCGCTGTTCGAGAGTTACTGGGAGCTGGCGACGCCGGTACGTCTGCAGACCGGTCTCGTCGAGTCCGACGGCCTGGACGACTCCGAGCGGCTGCTGCTGTCGCTGCTGGTCGGCGGCGTGCCGGACAAGTCCATCGCCAACCAGCTCGGGATCAGTCGCAGAACTGTCCAACGTCGTCTGGACCGCCTGATGGCGTTGGCCGGTGTGGACACCCGCACCGGCCTCGCCTATCAAGCGGCCAAACATGACTGGATCTAG
- a CDS encoding S8 family peptidase — translation MSFPRRAAALTTAAVLALGAATVIPSAAAPPPANHVATDSAGDSATITLITGDVVQVTDAGGGHKAATVRPAAGREGVSFHTVEADGGLRVLPSDAVPYISSGVLDVNLFDVDELIADGYGAADDLPLIVKDTPGVRAAANLAGTTTTRQLPSIGGRAIEVAKDQLPALWNSLKPSVGARSLNAGVAKIWLDGKVKPVLDKSVPQIGAPDAWQAGYEGSGVEVAVLDTGVDATHPDLQGKVKESRDFSGSPSGTEDHFGHGTHVAATIAGTGAGAGGTRKGVAPKADLLVGKVLGDDGYGYDSWIIAGMEWAAGAGAKVVNMSLGGDPTDGTDPLSQAVDDITARTGTLFVVAAGNEGRDESVGTPGAAAAALTVGAVDREDKLADFSSRGPRLGDSGLKPEITAPGVGIIAARAAGTAMGDPVDELYTAASGTSMATPHVSGAAALLAQQHPDWKADQLKNALVSKAKTQPGQTVYQQGAGRVDLTRAVAQKVTASGVADFGLQTSADPSTRTITYRNDADSPVTLNLATQITNLDSGKPSPEGFTHTPSVTVPAHGTADVGLSLDPAKLGRGQYSGWIVATGTDGTVTHTAVGALRSGPKHKVTLRAIGLDGRPTGSPVVSLYGDNARSDVLGWIGDGQTYTAEVEEGTYLLHSLVENNDPQNEQASLFTDPNIVVNKDTDVVIDARKAVPITIETPKPSEQQAVLSYYVHRVYGNGRSISHGVMHFSTVKQVNVTPTKPVRDGTFEFSSRWQLVAPMVQAAVPGVPGPLDINLLHQSPAFEGKRHFPLVYSDSSLKGVRGAVVVMAGDDETAQITAAAQAGAAGIILIRPPDWSAWTVWTPTGDREPIPAMVTTSKDGQKLIDRTKRGRATIDLTLTTSSPYLYDVQQVSTGFIPAKIDYKVTPANSARITTRYADNGGFNWAKEQRFGWRPWQEYSWNDSQRFVETPKVREEWGTSGDSLWQHRVSHLYTWDTMNPLSGGMASLPQSYRPTKSEETWFGPIVRPAAAPGVPSTRTGDRLSFRIPTFVDAAGHYTRGETTSSSATLSRNGQVIAELPNAWADVITTSPDAAYKLDVSTARIDEDGEWNWGTRTDTSWEFRSGAQPDDKAVPLALQQVGYTVPVDLTGRVSARTHVIGLASPQARSLQAWASFDEGATWRRLAVVGASGHYLAVVPNAHDTVSLKVQAVCPNGAKITQTVIRAYGVSN, via the coding sequence ATGTCCTTCCCCCGACGTGCCGCCGCGCTGACCACGGCGGCGGTGCTTGCCCTCGGCGCGGCGACGGTGATCCCGTCCGCCGCGGCACCCCCACCAGCCAACCACGTCGCCACAGACTCCGCCGGAGACTCCGCCACGATCACGCTGATCACCGGTGACGTGGTTCAGGTGACCGACGCCGGCGGCGGCCACAAAGCTGCCACGGTCCGCCCGGCCGCCGGACGGGAAGGCGTCTCGTTCCACACCGTCGAGGCCGACGGCGGCCTCCGCGTGCTGCCGAGCGACGCCGTACCGTACATCTCCAGCGGCGTCCTGGACGTCAACCTGTTCGACGTCGACGAGCTGATCGCCGACGGGTACGGAGCCGCCGACGACCTCCCGTTGATCGTCAAGGACACGCCCGGTGTCCGCGCCGCGGCGAACCTCGCCGGTACGACGACCACGCGGCAACTGCCGTCGATCGGCGGCCGCGCGATCGAGGTGGCGAAGGACCAGCTCCCGGCGCTGTGGAACTCGTTGAAGCCGTCCGTCGGTGCCCGTTCGCTCAACGCCGGGGTCGCGAAGATCTGGCTGGACGGCAAGGTCAAGCCGGTACTGGACAAGAGCGTGCCGCAGATCGGCGCGCCGGACGCGTGGCAGGCCGGGTACGAGGGCTCCGGCGTCGAGGTCGCCGTACTGGACACCGGTGTCGACGCGACCCACCCGGACCTGCAGGGCAAGGTGAAGGAGAGCCGGGACTTCTCCGGCAGCCCGAGCGGTACCGAGGACCACTTCGGCCACGGCACCCACGTCGCGGCGACGATCGCCGGGACCGGCGCGGGTGCCGGCGGTACCCGCAAGGGCGTCGCACCGAAGGCCGACCTGCTGGTCGGGAAGGTGCTCGGCGACGACGGGTACGGGTACGACTCGTGGATCATCGCCGGCATGGAGTGGGCCGCCGGTGCGGGCGCGAAGGTGGTGAACATGAGCCTCGGCGGTGACCCCACCGACGGCACCGACCCGCTCAGCCAGGCGGTCGACGACATCACCGCGCGGACCGGGACGCTCTTCGTCGTTGCGGCCGGCAACGAAGGCCGGGACGAGTCGGTCGGTACGCCAGGCGCCGCCGCCGCCGCGCTGACGGTCGGCGCGGTGGACCGGGAGGACAAGCTCGCCGACTTCTCCAGCCGCGGCCCGCGGCTCGGCGACTCGGGCCTGAAGCCGGAGATCACCGCGCCCGGCGTGGGCATCATCGCCGCCCGCGCCGCCGGTACCGCGATGGGCGACCCGGTCGACGAGCTCTACACCGCCGCCTCCGGTACGTCGATGGCGACGCCGCACGTCTCCGGTGCTGCCGCCCTGCTTGCGCAGCAGCACCCGGACTGGAAGGCCGACCAGCTGAAGAACGCGCTGGTCAGTAAGGCGAAGACGCAGCCCGGCCAGACCGTCTACCAACAGGGCGCCGGTCGGGTCGACCTGACCCGCGCTGTCGCGCAGAAGGTGACCGCGAGCGGCGTCGCGGACTTCGGTCTGCAGACGTCAGCTGATCCGAGCACGCGGACGATCACGTACCGGAACGACGCCGACAGCCCGGTCACGCTGAATCTCGCCACGCAGATCACCAACCTCGACAGCGGTAAGCCATCGCCGGAGGGATTCACCCACACCCCCTCGGTCACAGTGCCCGCGCACGGGACTGCCGACGTAGGTCTGTCGCTCGATCCGGCGAAGCTCGGGCGCGGGCAGTACAGCGGATGGATCGTTGCCACCGGCACCGATGGAACGGTCACGCACACGGCGGTCGGCGCGCTGCGGTCCGGCCCGAAGCACAAGGTGACGCTGCGGGCGATCGGGCTGGACGGCCGGCCGACCGGATCGCCGGTCGTCTCGTTGTACGGCGACAACGCGCGGTCCGACGTACTGGGCTGGATCGGCGACGGGCAGACGTACACCGCCGAGGTCGAGGAAGGCACGTATCTGCTGCACTCGCTGGTCGAGAACAACGACCCGCAGAACGAGCAGGCGAGCCTGTTCACCGACCCGAACATCGTGGTGAACAAGGACACGGACGTCGTCATCGACGCCCGCAAGGCGGTCCCGATCACGATCGAGACGCCGAAGCCGTCGGAGCAGCAGGCGGTACTGAGCTACTACGTGCACCGCGTGTACGGCAACGGCCGCTCGATCAGCCATGGCGTGATGCACTTCAGCACGGTGAAGCAGGTCAACGTCACTCCTACGAAGCCGGTGCGCGACGGTACGTTCGAGTTCTCGTCGCGCTGGCAGCTCGTGGCCCCCATGGTCCAGGCGGCTGTCCCTGGCGTCCCGGGCCCGCTGGACATCAACCTCCTGCACCAATCTCCCGCCTTCGAAGGCAAACGCCACTTCCCCCTCGTGTACTCGGATTCGTCGCTCAAGGGTGTGCGTGGCGCCGTGGTGGTGATGGCCGGTGACGACGAGACCGCTCAGATCACCGCGGCAGCCCAGGCAGGCGCCGCGGGCATCATCCTGATTCGCCCGCCCGACTGGTCCGCCTGGACGGTGTGGACTCCGACGGGCGACCGCGAACCGATCCCCGCGATGGTCACCACCTCCAAGGACGGCCAGAAGCTGATCGACCGCACGAAACGCGGCCGCGCCACGATCGACCTGACCCTGACCACCTCCAGTCCGTACCTGTACGACGTACAGCAGGTCTCGACCGGCTTCATCCCGGCGAAGATCGACTACAAGGTGACGCCGGCGAACAGCGCGCGGATCACCACGCGGTACGCCGACAACGGCGGGTTCAACTGGGCCAAGGAGCAGCGGTTCGGGTGGCGGCCGTGGCAGGAGTACTCCTGGAACGACTCGCAGCGCTTCGTCGAGACGCCGAAGGTCCGCGAGGAGTGGGGGACGTCGGGCGACTCGCTCTGGCAGCACCGGGTGTCGCACCTGTACACGTGGGACACGATGAACCCGCTGAGCGGCGGGATGGCATCGCTGCCTCAGAGCTACCGTCCTACCAAGTCCGAGGAGACCTGGTTCGGCCCGATAGTACGCCCGGCCGCGGCGCCCGGCGTACCGTCCACCCGCACGGGCGACCGGCTGTCCTTCCGTATCCCCACCTTCGTCGACGCCGCCGGCCACTACACCCGAGGCGAAACCACGTCCTCGTCCGCAACCCTGTCCCGCAACGGACAGGTCATCGCGGAACTGCCGAACGCCTGGGCCGACGTGATCACCACCAGCCCCGACGCGGCGTACAAACTCGACGTCTCCACCGCCCGCATCGACGAAGACGGCGAATGGAACTGGGGGACGCGGACGGACACCTCCTGGGAGTTCCGTTCGGGCGCGCAGCCGGACGACAAGGCGGTGCCGCTGGCGCTGCAGCAGGTCGGCTACACCGTTCCGGTTGACCTCACGGGCCGGGTGAGCGCGCGTACCCACGTGATCGGCCTCGCGTCGCCACAGGCTCGCTCACTGCAGGCATGGGCCTCGTTCGACGAAGGGGCGACCTGGCGGCGGCTCGCGGTAGTAGGTGCCTCCGGCCACTACTTGGCGGTCGTACCGAACGCCCACGACACCGTCTCGCTCAAGGTGCAGGCAGTGTGCCCGAACGGCGCCAAGATCACGCAGACCGTGATCCGCGCGTACGGAGTCAGCAACTAG
- a CDS encoding PrsW family intramembrane metalloprotease: MTAQQLVRRWAWIGTFLIGAGLYLAVLAVLTDTGNPNLFPTMILLGALVVPLTFVTFAAGRSGRWLIDGPTLGGCLLFGGVVGVVVAGLLEYDAMRRLGALPMLGVGLIEEAAKLIVPTVLVVFFGHRYRTSIGRGIVIGIAVGTGFAVLETMGYAFVALLRSGGSVGAAEQTLFIRGLLSPAGHAAWTGLTCWGLWRFVIAPTGRHFAGFVGMYALAVALHTVWDGIGGRITYAVVGAISIGLLLYGLKRAQRADLQLATRGYGQDVSK, encoded by the coding sequence ATGACCGCACAACAACTGGTCCGCAGGTGGGCATGGATCGGGACGTTCCTGATCGGGGCGGGGTTGTATCTCGCGGTGCTGGCCGTGCTGACCGACACCGGGAACCCGAACCTGTTCCCGACGATGATCCTGCTCGGCGCGCTGGTGGTGCCGTTGACGTTCGTGACGTTCGCGGCCGGCCGGTCCGGGCGCTGGCTGATCGACGGGCCGACCCTCGGCGGCTGCCTGCTGTTCGGGGGCGTGGTCGGTGTGGTAGTCGCCGGCCTGCTCGAGTACGACGCGATGCGACGGCTCGGCGCGCTGCCGATGCTCGGCGTCGGGCTGATCGAGGAGGCCGCCAAGCTGATCGTGCCGACCGTGCTGGTGGTGTTCTTCGGGCACCGGTACCGGACGTCGATCGGCCGCGGCATCGTGATCGGGATCGCGGTCGGCACCGGGTTCGCCGTCCTCGAGACGATGGGGTACGCGTTCGTCGCGCTACTGCGATCCGGCGGGAGTGTCGGCGCCGCCGAGCAGACCCTGTTCATCCGCGGCCTGCTGTCCCCCGCCGGGCACGCCGCCTGGACCGGCCTGACCTGCTGGGGACTCTGGCGCTTCGTGATCGCGCCCACCGGCCGGCACTTCGCCGGCTTCGTCGGGATGTACGCGCTGGCCGTCGCGCTGCACACGGTCTGGGACGGCATCGGCGGCCGGATCACGTACGCCGTCGTCGGTGCGATCTCGATCGGCCTGCTGCTGTACGGCCTCAAGCGCGCCCAGCGCGCCGACCTCCAGTTGGCCACCCGAGGGTATGGACAAGACGTGTCGAAATGA
- a CDS encoding endonuclease produces MQRLLRPTLLISAVLALLGFGVTPSNAATTITVATAIGRQDGSAASVTGYVVGQPTATSTVVRSNFPNDYALALADTASQTSTSAMLYVQIPDAFRASYGLQSNPTLLGKQITVTGTLTAYFSHPGLKNATAFAGGGGTSDPGDPGDYYATATGKTGAALKSALHAIISQQTKLSYDQVWDALKVTDQDPNNSNNVIEVYSGRSIAKSLNGSGVDDWNREHVWAKSHGDFGTATGPGTDLHHLRPEDVSVNSARGNLDFDNGGTAVPQCTGCTADSDSFAPRPAVRGDVARMIFYMAVRYEGDDGFANLELDDQVNNGTAPYIGKLSVLKAWAAADPPDAFEKNRNEVIYSQFQHNRNPFIDHPEWISSIWP; encoded by the coding sequence GTGCAACGACTCTTGCGTCCGACGCTGCTGATCAGCGCCGTACTCGCCCTTCTCGGCTTCGGCGTCACGCCGTCGAACGCCGCCACCACGATCACGGTCGCCACCGCTATCGGCAGACAGGACGGCTCGGCCGCCTCCGTCACCGGCTACGTCGTCGGGCAGCCGACCGCGACCAGCACCGTTGTCCGCAGCAACTTCCCGAACGACTACGCGCTGGCGCTCGCCGACACGGCGTCCCAGACCAGTACGTCGGCGATGCTCTACGTACAGATCCCGGACGCGTTCCGCGCGTCGTACGGTCTGCAGAGCAACCCGACGCTGCTCGGCAAGCAGATCACCGTCACCGGCACGCTGACGGCGTACTTCTCGCATCCCGGCCTGAAGAACGCGACGGCCTTCGCCGGCGGGGGCGGTACGTCGGACCCGGGTGATCCCGGCGACTACTACGCCACCGCGACGGGCAAGACCGGCGCCGCGCTGAAGTCCGCGTTGCACGCGATCATCTCGCAGCAGACCAAGCTCAGCTACGACCAGGTCTGGGACGCGTTGAAGGTCACCGACCAGGACCCGAACAACAGCAACAACGTGATCGAGGTCTACTCCGGCCGCTCGATCGCGAAGAGCCTCAACGGCAGTGGCGTCGACGACTGGAACCGCGAGCACGTCTGGGCCAAGTCGCACGGCGACTTCGGTACGGCGACCGGCCCGGGGACCGACCTACACCACCTGCGTCCCGAGGACGTCTCGGTGAACTCGGCCCGCGGCAACCTCGACTTCGACAACGGCGGTACGGCGGTTCCCCAGTGCACCGGTTGTACGGCGGACTCCGACTCGTTCGCGCCCCGCCCGGCGGTCCGTGGCGACGTCGCCCGGATGATCTTCTACATGGCCGTGCGGTACGAGGGCGACGACGGGTTCGCGAACCTGGAGCTCGACGACCAGGTCAACAACGGCACCGCGCCGTACATCGGCAAGCTCTCGGTGCTGAAGGCCTGGGCCGCGGCCGACCCGCCGGACGCGTTCGAGAAGAACCGCAACGAGGTCATCTACAGCCAGTTCCAGCACAACCGGAACCCGTTCATCGACCACCCGGAGTGGATCAGCTCGATCTGGCCGTAG
- a CDS encoding AAA family ATPase, whose protein sequence is MAQVFDSLRVTRTDRLGHPISLGHELPESKAILFTGPPGMGKSSELDRAEDLAAQHGWTTIRLSASADMPLEHHLTGAVRNSLAALETRFAGRAPAATSAGRMLRRLRPDPLRNLRKTVNDLTRSGRKTRVGIETRVGGGALPVQAIHKTEQDTTAYDKLGTTLNDFADELGRLTELDGRPIVLLVDNIDRAKEKDRAGLNELAIHIEGLDRPVWLVAAGGSMSTPALMQASRRMSGIATTTSNQFDVRELGALSDEQLRPAITAILRDARIPYEDAAIESLLAAANGHPTRLRNLCNAAVAYRDGEHGITVFTAARATARVNADAAQLYQDLWDQKGTTGAQKDLLTRVAAEGRNGLYMPAVTQAAGPGAWQQIDEARQDLVARGLLREHDGTVVTIPDHGFRDWLNGYLGQTPKPPATQPLLPGSGPHESALAPAHPTGKREKANQLFGQADKLVHQVDRKDEHGRALSLDQRVPRGTSVLFTGPPGSGTSHELTRTKQLADAEGWISIRMDATRRESIEARMIRALQDQLETFEERFPPGEVKELKKLLTKMAVRTQNQMHTAQVRFGIAPGPRVGVQTSWEGVAKDSVGTTLNEVAAQLGKMAAPTGQPILLMVDNLDAADKQDLSTLTSLSAELRRAKQPLFLIAAGGEEATSRLLEASGGDAGKETMDAARWDVRRLTPLSTEELRPALTRPLEAAGIRYDPAAVEHLIAAANGNPSRMRTLTGEALELAGPDRTLTADIAATATGRHELRSRVLYDAAWYNCSPAEKDMLAKTAAHGAHGMPIPTRAGVEGPERWTLDAASQKLVSRGLLTRTGHQVKVGDPGFQKWVQTRLGLAAAQSGIAQVTQLPEAKQAAAVRPPETRPALGQAGRDLQTYR, encoded by the coding sequence ATGGCCCAGGTCTTCGACAGCCTCCGGGTGACGCGCACCGACCGGCTCGGTCATCCGATCTCGCTGGGTCACGAACTGCCGGAGAGCAAGGCGATCCTGTTCACCGGGCCACCCGGGATGGGCAAGAGCAGCGAACTCGACCGCGCGGAGGACCTGGCCGCCCAGCACGGCTGGACCACGATCCGGCTGTCCGCCTCCGCCGACATGCCGCTCGAGCACCACCTGACCGGCGCGGTCCGGAACAGCCTGGCCGCACTCGAGACCCGCTTCGCGGGGCGTGCACCCGCGGCCACCAGCGCCGGTCGGATGCTGCGGCGACTGCGTCCCGACCCGCTCCGCAACCTCCGCAAGACGGTCAACGACCTGACCCGCAGCGGCCGGAAGACCCGGGTCGGCATCGAGACTCGCGTCGGTGGCGGTGCGCTGCCGGTGCAGGCGATCCACAAGACCGAGCAGGACACCACGGCGTACGACAAGCTCGGCACCACGCTGAACGACTTCGCCGACGAGCTCGGCAGGCTGACCGAACTCGACGGCCGGCCGATCGTGCTGCTCGTCGACAACATCGACCGGGCCAAGGAGAAGGACCGGGCCGGTCTGAACGAGCTCGCGATCCACATCGAGGGTCTCGACCGCCCGGTCTGGTTGGTCGCCGCGGGCGGCTCGATGTCGACGCCCGCGCTGATGCAGGCGTCCCGGCGGATGTCCGGTATCGCCACCACGACGTCGAACCAGTTCGACGTCCGCGAGCTCGGAGCACTCAGCGACGAACAGCTCCGGCCGGCGATCACCGCGATCCTGCGCGACGCGCGGATCCCGTACGAGGACGCCGCGATCGAGAGCCTGCTCGCGGCCGCCAACGGGCATCCGACCAGGCTGCGCAACCTGTGCAACGCCGCCGTCGCATACCGGGACGGCGAACACGGGATCACGGTCTTCACCGCCGCGCGGGCGACGGCCCGCGTGAACGCGGACGCGGCCCAGCTGTACCAGGACCTGTGGGACCAGAAGGGTACGACCGGAGCCCAGAAGGACCTGCTCACCCGCGTCGCCGCCGAGGGCCGGAACGGGCTGTACATGCCGGCCGTCACCCAGGCCGCCGGCCCCGGGGCCTGGCAGCAGATCGACGAGGCGCGTCAGGACCTGGTCGCCCGCGGGCTGCTCCGCGAACACGACGGCACCGTGGTGACGATCCCGGACCACGGCTTCCGGGACTGGCTGAACGGCTACCTCGGCCAGACCCCGAAGCCGCCGGCCACCCAGCCGCTGCTGCCGGGCAGCGGACCCCACGAGAGCGCGCTCGCACCGGCACACCCGACCGGCAAGCGGGAGAAGGCGAACCAGCTGTTCGGCCAGGCGGACAAACTCGTCCACCAGGTCGACCGCAAGGACGAGCACGGCCGGGCGCTCTCGCTCGACCAGCGGGTGCCCAGAGGTACGTCGGTACTGTTCACCGGCCCGCCCGGATCCGGGACCAGCCACGAGCTGACCCGGACCAAACAGCTGGCCGACGCGGAGGGCTGGATCTCGATCCGGATGGACGCCACCCGGCGCGAGTCCATCGAGGCCCGGATGATCCGCGCGCTGCAGGATCAGCTGGAGACCTTCGAGGAGCGCTTCCCGCCGGGCGAGGTGAAGGAACTGAAGAAGCTCCTGACCAAGATGGCGGTCCGGACCCAGAACCAGATGCACACCGCCCAGGTCCGGTTCGGCATCGCGCCCGGCCCGCGGGTCGGCGTCCAGACCTCCTGGGAAGGGGTGGCCAAGGACTCCGTCGGTACCACGCTGAACGAGGTCGCCGCGCAGCTCGGCAAGATGGCCGCGCCGACCGGACAGCCGATCCTGCTGATGGTCGACAACCTGGACGCCGCCGACAAACAGGACCTGAGCACGCTCACCTCGTTGTCGGCGGAGCTGCGCCGGGCCAAGCAGCCGCTGTTCCTGATCGCGGCCGGCGGCGAGGAAGCCACCAGCCGGTTGCTCGAGGCATCGGGCGGGGACGCCGGCAAGGAGACCATGGACGCGGCCCGCTGGGACGTCCGCCGGCTCACCCCGCTGAGCACCGAAGAGCTGCGGCCGGCGTTGACCCGCCCGCTGGAGGCGGCCGGCATCCGGTACGACCCGGCGGCGGTCGAGCACCTGATCGCCGCGGCGAACGGCAACCCGAGCCGGATGCGGACGCTGACCGGCGAGGCGCTCGAGCTGGCCGGTCCGGACCGGACGCTGACCGCCGACATCGCCGCAACCGCGACCGGCCGGCACGAGCTCCGCTCCCGGGTGCTGTACGACGCCGCCTGGTACAACTGCTCGCCCGCCGAGAAGGACATGCTCGCGAAGACCGCCGCGCACGGCGCGCACGGGATGCCGATCCCGACCCGCGCCGGCGTCGAGGGGCCGGAGCGGTGGACCCTGGACGCCGCATCCCAGAAGCTCGTCTCGCGCGGCCTGCTGACCCGCACCGGCCATCAGGTCAAGGTCGGCGACCCGGGCTTCCAGAAGTGGGTGCAGACCCGCCTCGGCCTCGCCGCCGCGCAGTCCGGTATCGCGCAGGTCACCCAGCTACCCGAAGCGAAGCAGGCGGCCGCTGTGCGCCCACCGGAGACCCGCCCGGCCCTCGGGCAGGCCGGACGGGATCTGCAGACGTACCGGTGA
- a CDS encoding siderophore-interacting protein: MPSPAPRRNRVCKRAVVRRTERITPHMIRVVLTSDDFTGNGFTDAYVKLLFCKDGVEYPEPLDMGVVRETYPAEHWPTMRTYTVRNWDADARELTIDFVHHGDEGIAGPWAASAQPGDVVWFNGPGGAYTPDEQADWHLLVGDESALPAIGAAVENLAPGARATVLVEVADEAEQQKFGGVGDVDVRWFHRGAGERGDGLVAAVEALDFPDGTPHVFVHGEAGFVFRIRKNLFQDRGLPRDRVSLSGYWRLGKNEDGWQAEKAETRQRQTA; the protein is encoded by the coding sequence GTGCCGAGCCCCGCACCCCGTCGTAACCGTGTCTGCAAGCGCGCCGTCGTGCGGCGGACCGAGCGGATCACTCCGCACATGATCCGGGTCGTGCTGACCTCGGACGACTTCACCGGCAACGGTTTCACCGACGCGTACGTGAAGCTGCTGTTCTGCAAGGACGGCGTCGAGTACCCGGAGCCGCTGGACATGGGCGTGGTCCGGGAGACCTACCCGGCCGAGCACTGGCCGACGATGCGGACGTACACCGTACGCAACTGGGACGCCGACGCCCGCGAGCTGACCATCGACTTCGTGCATCACGGCGACGAGGGGATCGCGGGACCGTGGGCGGCGTCGGCGCAGCCGGGTGACGTCGTGTGGTTCAACGGCCCCGGAGGTGCGTACACGCCGGACGAGCAGGCCGACTGGCACCTGTTGGTCGGTGACGAGAGCGCGCTGCCGGCGATCGGCGCCGCGGTCGAGAACCTCGCGCCCGGCGCGCGGGCGACCGTCCTGGTCGAGGTGGCGGACGAGGCCGAGCAGCAGAAGTTCGGCGGCGTGGGTGATGTCGACGTGCGGTGGTTCCACCGCGGCGCCGGTGAGCGCGGTGACGGTCTGGTCGCGGCGGTCGAGGCGCTGGACTTCCCCGACGGTACGCCGCACGTGTTCGTGCACGGCGAGGCCGGGTTCGTCTTCCGGATCCGCAAGAACCTCTTCCAGGACCGCGGCCTCCCCCGCGACCGCGTCTCGCTGTCGGGCTACTGGCGCCTCGGCAAGAACGAGGACGGCTGGCAGGCCGAGAAGGCCGAGACCCGCCAGCGCCAGACGGCCTAG